The stretch of DNA CCATGGTGAGTGTGATCTCAATTTGAGACCTGATTTGGTTGGTGGGAGATGTCATGTTGCTGCGCTTACTCCTAACGGTAAACGCCAAGCTAGGGCTCTTGCTGTTTTCTTTAAATCTCAGGGTGTTCGATTCACTTCTGTTTACTCTTCCCCTTTGGATCGAGCTAGATCCATGGCTGTTTCGGTTTGTCAGGTAAATGATTCTTAAGTCTCTCTCCTCTTGGATCTAAGCTTTTAATCTGAGAACGAAATTGATAGAATTGGTTAGCTAATGCTGTAGAAAACTTCATTAATAGGAATCCATTGAACCCACTAGATTGAACTATAGAAATGATACAATGAATGTTCACTATATACAAAGAACACTGTCTATGTTTAGTAACTATATTTACCAATGCTTCGGCGTTGAGCCTCTTAGTGATGGTTTGTTTCATATTATTGTGTTGGTTAATGGTGAGCTTATCTTGTTCATCGTTAAGTGAGGGTGCACgattctttctttgtttgtttggtctTGGATCTAAGCTTTGAACAAAGATGTAAAGGGTGTGTGTTAAAGTAGCTGTACTATATTGCCTCTTTTGTGTGAATTTCGAGCTGTGATCTAAGAAAATCTATTGGAGACGAAATTGATAGAATTGGTTATCTAATGCTGAAGAAACTTCACTAATTCGGAATCCTGGATTCATTGAAACTACTAGATGGAACTATAGAAATGATATTATGAATGTTAATTATATACAAAGACTGATGTCTTCAACACTGTCTTTGTTTACCATATTTACTAATGCTTCGGCGTTGAGCCTCTTACTCTTGATGATGGTTTGTTTCATATTATTGTGTTGTTGTTCAAGGTTGAGTGAGTGGGCATGGtactttgtttgtttagtcTTTTATATAACTTGGTCACTCTAAAGAGCATATTATATCTCAAGTTGATAAGTGTTTAGACTCATACATCAATGGATTCTCTAGTGAAAGAAATGAGTTTGAAAGTGGTTACTGAATTGGAcggattttgtttttgcaggaaATGAGTTTTCCAGAGGAGCATGTACAATCCTCAGATGCTATTATCGAGATGAGTCTTGGGGATTGGGAAGGTTGCAATCAATCAGAGATTTTTAGTCCCGAAACCTTGAGTTTGATTGAACGATGCCAGCCTGATTTCACGGCCCCATCTGGAGAATCACTCAGGCAAGTAGAGTTCCGAATGGTTCAGTTTCTAAACGGGACAGTCTCAGGGGTTGCCGAGAAGCTCAGGTCAGATTTTTCTTCTACTATGAATCACAACGAAACTCATGAGCGTGATGGTTCGTCTTCACTTCCCTCAACCAACTGGGACTTGCTTCACAAACATCGTCCGAGTCTTACAAGGAAGAAATCTGGTAAAAGCAGACTTCAAGTAATGACCAATCACGAGCCTGACGATGGATCCCCAAGGGAAGAAGttaatcacaatcacaatgaCCTAAGTGATTCCTCTTCCCTAATCTCAAATTGCATCGGGGTATTCACGCATTCTTTGCCTATAAAGTGTCTTCTAACCGGAATCCTCGGTTGCAGTCCGGTAATGAATCATAAGATCTGTGTAGAAGACTCTTCAGTGACAGTGTTACAGCATTCTTGGAGAAACGGGTGGCAGATCAAACGAATGAACGATACTGCTCATCTTAGATTGTTGTAGCTTTTATTTACCGATAAATTATTTGGGANNNNNNNNNNNNNNNNNNNNNNNNNNNNNNNNNNNNNNNNNNNNNNNNNNNNNNNNNNNNNNNNNNNNNNNNNNNNNNNNNNNNNNNNNNNNNNNNNNNNNNNNNNNNNNNNNNNNNNNNNNNNNNNNNNNNNNNNNNNNNNNNNNNNNNNNNNNNNNNNNNNNNNNNNNNNNNNNNNNNNNNNNNNNNNNNNNNNNNNNNNNNNNNNNNNNNNNNNNNNNNNNNNNNNNNNNNNNNNNNNNNNNNNNNNNNNNNNNNNNNNNNNNNNNNNNNNNNNNNNNNNNNNNNNNNNNNNNNNNNNNNNNNNNNNNNNNNNNNNNNNNNNNNNNNNNNNNNNNNNNNNNNNNNNNNNNNNNNNNNNNNNNNNNNNNNNNNNNNNNNNNNNNNNNNNNACTTCCCTCGACCAACTGGGACTTGCTTCACAAACATCGTCCGAGTCTTACAAGGAAGAAATCTGGTAAAAGCAGACTTCAAGTAATGACCAATCACGAGCCTGACGATGGATCCCCAAGGGAAGAAGttaatcacaatcacaatgaCCTAAGTGATTCCTCTTCCCTAATCTCAAATTGCATCGGGGTATTCACGCATTCTTTGCCTATAAAGTGTCTTCTAACCGGAATCCTCGGTTGCAGTCCGGTAATGAATCATAAGATCTGTGTAGAAGACTCTTCAGTGACAGTGTTACAGCATTCTTGGAGAAACGGGTGGCAGGTCAAACGAATGAACGATACTGCTCATCTTAGATTGTTGTAGCTTTTATTTACCGATAAATTATTTGGGATAACGAGGATTCACATATATCATGTATACACGACAAATCTGCAGAAGATCAAGAACAAATGTTTTTGCGGATGACGAAGAAATGCCACGACCTCTttgtaatgttttgtttgtgaaaggagaaaaaaaaagaaaaaagataacaaatagGATTCATTGGTTTtgatctttgttgttgttttggttttggttgattCTTTATATTTGCAAGCTTCATGAAATTACctttttttgtcatatatttttattgtacaaGATTAAGAACAAAGCATTTGTGTTCTGTCTGATATTTAAGAATAATATTAGccaaaaaagtaactaatttgAGACAAAAAGAATGAATGATGCCTCCGAGTAAAAAAGCTCTGTTCTCTTCCGTCTCTCGTCTTCTCCACACGGAGAGATACACAGAGAGACAAAACCTAACAACTCTGTTCAACAGATATGTTGACAAAACAGATGTCTTCTCATGGAACTCTGTCATCGCTGACCTCGCTCGTAGCGGTGATTCTGCTGAAGCTCTTCGTGCTTTTTCCTCAATGCGAAAGCTTTCTCTTTACCCAACTCGCTCTAGCTTTCCTTGCACCATTAAAGCATGTTCGTCTCTTCTTGATATTTTCTCCGGCAAGCAGACTCATCAGCAAGCTTTTGTCTTCGGGTATCAATCAGACATCTTCGTGTCTTCGGCTTTGATTGTTATGTATTCCACTTGNNNNNNNNNNNNNNNNNNNNNNNNNNNNNNNNNNNNNNNNNNNNNNNNNNNNNNNNNNNNNNNNNNNNNNNNNNNNNNNNNNNNNNNNNNNNNNNNNNNNNNNNNNNNNNNNNNNNNNNNNNNNNNNNNNNNNNNNNNNNNNNNNNNNNNNNNNNNNNNNNNNNNNNNNNNNNNNNNNNNNNNNNNNNNNNNNNNNNNNNNNNNNNNNNNNNNNNNNNNNNNNNNNNNNNNNNNNNNNNNNNNNNNNNNNNNNNNNNNNNNNNNNNNNNNNNNNNNNNNNNNNNNNNNNNNNNNNNNNNNNNNNNNNNNNNNNNNNNNNNNNNNNNNNNNNNNNNNNNNNNNNNNNNNNNNNNNNNNNNNNNNNNNNNNNNNNNNNNNNNNNNNNNNNNNNNNNNNNNNNNNNNNNNNNNNNNNNNNNNNNNNNNNNNNNNNNNNNNNNNNNNNNNNNNNNNNNNNNNNNNNNNNNNNNNNNNNNNNNNNNNNNNNNNNNNNNNNNNNNNNNNNNNNNNNNNNNNNNNNNNNNNNNNNNNNNNNNNNNNNNNNNNNNNNNNNNNNNNNNNNNNNNNNNNNNNNNNNNNNNNNNNNNNNNNNNNNNNNNNNNNNNNNNNNNNNNNNNNNNNNNNNNNNNNNNNNNNNNNNNNNNNNNNNNNNNNNNNNNNNNNNNNNNNNNNNNNNNNNNNNNNNNNNNNNNNNNNNNNNNNNNNNNNNNNNNNNNNNNNNNNNNNNNNNNNNNNNNNNNNNNNNNNNNNNNNNNNNNNNNNNNNNNNNNNNNNNNNNNNNNNNNNNNNNNNNNNNNNNNNNNNNNNNNNNNNNNNNNNNNNNNNNNNNNNNNNNNNNNNNNNNNNNNNNNNNNNNNNNNNNNNNNNNNNNNNNNNNNNNNNNNNNNNNNNNNNNNNNNNNNNNNNNNNNNNNNNNNNNNNNNNNNNNNNNNNNNNNNNNNNNNNNNNNNNNNNNNNNNNNNNNNNNNNNNNNNNNNNNNNNNNNNNNNNNNNNNNNNNNNNNNNNNNNNNNNNNNNNNNNNNNNNNNNNTCTGCTGAAGCTCTTCGTGCTTTTTCCTCAATGCGAAAGCTTTCTCTTTACCCAACTCGCTCTAGCTTTCCTTGCACCATTAAAGCATGTTCGTCTCTTCTTGATATTTTCTCCGGCAAGCAGACTCATCAGCAAGCTTTTGTCTTCGGGTATCAATCAGACATCTTCGTGTCTTCGGCTTTGATCGTTATGTATTCCACTTGCGGTCAACTGAAAGATGCACGgaaggtgttcgacgaaattccTAGTAGAAATATTGTCTCTTGGACGTCGATGATTCGAGGGTATGATCTTAACGGTAATGCCCTTGATGCTGTTTCTCTTTTCAAGGATCTATTGGTCGAAGAAAATGAGGGTGACGATGCAATGTTTCTTGATTCTATGGGTATGGTTTCAGTCATCTCGGCTTGTTCTCGTGTTGCTACTAAGGGTTTAACAGAATCAATTCATAGCTTTGTGGTAAAAAGAGGGTTTGATAGAGGGGTGAGTGTTGGTAATACTCTACTAGATGCTTATGCTAAGGGTGGAGAAGGAGGTGTAGCTGTGGCGAGAAATATCTTTGATCAGATTGTGGATAAGGATCGTGTTTCGTATAATTCGATCATGGGTGTGTATGCTCAGAGTGGGATGTCTAATGAGGCATTTGAAGTCTTTCGTAGACTGGTAGAGGATAAAGTTGTCACCTTTAACTCCATTACACTGTCTACTGTCTTGTTGGCGGTTTCACATTCAGGTGCTCTGCGTATTGGCAAGTGTATACATGATCAGGTCAGTTAATACAGTATGTATTTTAGATAATATGTATCATTGACCGTGACTAATTTGTAAAGATATAATGTGCATATGCAGGTGATAAGGATGGGTCTTGAGGATGATGTGATAATTGGGACATCATTAATTGATATGTATTGCAAATGCGGGAGAGTTGAGACGGCAAGAAAAGTATTTGATCGAATGAAATATAAGAATGTTAGGTCTTGGACCGCCATGATTGCTGGATATGGAATGCATGGCCACGCGGCTAAGGCATTGGAGTTATTCCCTGCTATGATCGATTCAGGGGTTAGACCAAACTACATTACTTTTGTATCCGTATTAGCTGCTTGCAGTCATGCGGGTCTTCATGTCGAAGGCTGGCGCTGGTTTAACGCAATGAAGGGAAGATTCGGCTTGGAACCGGGTTTAGAACACTACGGTTGTATGGTTGATCTTCTAGGTAGAGCAGGGTTTCTTCAGAAAGCTTATGATTTGATTCagacaatgaagatgaagcCGGACTCTATCATATGGAGCTCACTTCTTGCAGGTTGTAGAGTTCACAAGAACGTGGAGCTCGCAGAGATATCCGTGGCTCGTTTATTTGAATTGGACTCTTCGAACTGTGGTTATTACATGTTGCTTTCGCATATCTATGCTGATGCAGGGCGTTGGAAAGATGTTGAGAGGGTGAGGATGATAATGAAGAATCGAGGATTGGTGAAACCGGCTGGTTTTAGTCTACTTGAGTTGAATGGTGAGGTtcatgtgttcttgatcggagACGAAGAGCATCCTGAGCACGAAAAGATTTACGGGTTTTTAGCAGAACTGAACAGGAAGCTGTTAGAGGCAGGTTACGTATCGAACACGGCATCTGTATGCCATGATGTtgatgaggaagagaaagagatgacaCTGAGAGTTCACAGCGAGAAACTAGCGATTGCGTTTGGGATCATGAACACTGTTCCCGGCTCGACNNNNNNNNNNNNNNNNNNNNNNNNNNNNNNNNNNNNNNNNNNNNNNNNNNNNNNNNNNNNNNNNNNNNNNNNNNNNNNNNNNNNNNNNNNNNNNNNNNNNNNNNNNNNNNNNNNNNNNNNNNNNNNNNNNNNNNNNNNNNNNNNNNNNNNNNNNNNNNNNNNNNNNNNNNNNNNNNNNNNNNNNNNNNNNNNNNNNNNNNNNNNNNNNNNNNNNNNNNNNNNNNNNNNNNNNNNNNNNNNNNNNNNNNNNNNNNNNNNNNNNNNNNNNNNNNNNNNNNNNNNNNNNNNNNNNNNNNNNNNNNNNNNNNNNNNNNNNNNNNNNNNNNNNNNNNNNNNNNNNNNNNNNNNNNNNNNNNNNNNNNNNNNNNNNNNNNNNNNNNNNNNNNNNNNNNNNNNNNNNNNNNNNNNNNNNNNNNNNNNNNNNNNNNNNNNNNNNNNNNNNNNNNNNNNNNNNNNNNNNNNNNNNNNNNNNNNNNNNNNNNNNNNNNNNNNNNNNNNNNNNNNNNNNNNNNNNNNNNNNNNNNNNNNNNNNNNNNNNNNNNNNNNNNNNNNNNNNNNNNNNNNNNNNNNNNNNNNNNNNNNNNNNNNNNNNNNNNNNNNNNNNNNNNNNNNNNNNNNNNNNNNNNNNNNNNNNNNNNNNNNNNNNNNNNNNNNNNNNNNNNNNNNNNNNNNNNNNNNNNNNNNNNNNNNNNNNNNNNNNNNNNNNNNNNNNNNNNNNNNNNNNNNNNNNNNNNNNNNNNNNNNNNNNNNNNNNNNNNNNNNNNNNNNNNNNNNNNNNNNNNNNNNNNNNNNNNNNNNNNNNNNNNNNNNNNNNNNNNNNNNNNNNNNNNNNNNNNNNNNNNNNNNNNNNNNNNNNNNNNNNNNNNNNNNNNNNNNNNNNNNNNNNNNNNNNNNNNNNNNNNNNNNNNNNNNNNNNNNNNNNNNNNNNNNNNNNNNNNNNNNNNNNNNNNNNNNNNNNNNNNNNNNNNNNNNNNNNNNNNNNNNNNNNNNNNNNNNNNNNNNNNNNNNNNNNNNNNNNNNNNNNNNNNNNNNNNNNNNNNNNNNNNNNNNNNNNNNNNNNNNNNNNNNNNNNNNNNNNNNNNNNNNNNNNNNNNNNNNNNNNNNNNNNNNNNNNNNNNNNNNNNNNNNNNNNNNNNNNNNNNNNNNNNNNNNNNNNNNNNNNNNNNNNNNNNNNNNNNNNNNNNNNNNNNNNNNNNNNNNNNNNNNNNNNNNNNNNNNNNNNNNNNNNNNNNNNNNNNNNNNNNNNNNNNNNNNNNNNNNNNNNNNNNNNNNNNNNNNNNNNNNNNNNNNNNNNNNNNNNNNNNNNNNNNNNNNNNNNNNNNNNNNNNNNNNNNNNNNNNNNNNNNNNNNNNNNNNNNNNNNNNNNNNNNNNNNNNNNNNNNNNNNNNNNNNNNNNNNNNNNNNNNNNNNNNNNNNNNNNNNNNNNNNNNNNNNNNNNNNNNNNNNNNNNNNNNNNNNNNNNNNNNNNNNNNNNNNNNNNNNNNNNNNNNNNNNNNNNNNNNNNNNNNNNNNNNNNNNNNNNNNNNNNNNNNNNNNNNNNNNNNNNNNNNNNNNNNNNNNNNNNNNNNNNNNNNNNNNNNNNNNNNNNNNNNNNNNNNNNNNNNNNNNNNNNNNNNNNNNNNNNNNNNNNNNNNNNNNNNNNNNNNNNNNNNNNNNNNNNNNNNNNNNNNNNNNNNNNNNNNNNNNNNNNNNNNNNNNNNNNNNNNNNNNNNNNNNNNNNNNNNNNNNNNNNNNNNNNNNNNNNNNNNNNNNNNNNNNNNNNNNNNNNNNNNNNNNNNNNNNNNNNNNNNNNNNNNNNNNNNNNNNNNNNNNNNNNNNNNNNNNNNNNNNNNNNNNNNNNNNNNNNNNNNNNNNNNNNNNNNNNNNNNNNNNNNNNNNNNNNNNNNNNNNNNNNNNNNNNNNNNNNNNNNNNNNNNNNNNNNNNNNNNNNNNNNNNNNNNNNNNNNNNNNNNNNNNNNNNNNNNNNNNNNNNNNNNNNNNNNNNNNNNNNNNNNNNNNNNNNNNNNNNNNNNNNNNNNNNNNNNNNNNNNNNNNNNNNNNNNNNNNNNNNNNNNNNNNNNNNNNNNNNNNNNNNNNNNNNNNNNNNNNNNNNNNNNNNNNNNNNNNNNNNNNNNNNNNNNNNNNNNNNNNNNNNNNNNNNNNNNNNNNNNNNNNNNNNNNNNNNNNNNNNNNNNNNNNNNNNNNNNNNNNNNNNNNNNNNNNNNNNNNNNNNNNNNNNNNNNNNNNNNNNNNNNNNNNNNNNNNNNNNNNNNNNNNNNNNNNNNNNNNNNNNNNNNNNNNNNNNNNNNNNNNNNNNNNNNNNNNNNNNNNNNNNNNNNNNNNNNNNNNNNNNNNNNNNNNNNNNNNNNNNNNNNNNNNNNNNNNNNNNNNNNNNNNNNNNNNNNNNNNNNNNNNNNNNNNNNNNNNNNNNNNNNNNNNNNNNNNNNNNNNNNNNNNNNNNNNNNNNNNNNNNNNNNNNNNNNNNNNNNNNNNNNNNNNNNNNNNNNNNNNNNNNNNNNNNNNNNNNNNNNNNNNNNNNNNNNNNNNNNNNNNNNNNNNNNNNNNNNNNNNNNNNNNNNNNNNNNNNNNNNNNNNNNNNNNNNNNNNNNNNNNNNNNNNNNNNNNNNNNNNNNNNNNNNNNNNNNNNNNNNNNNNNNNNNNNNNNNNNNNNNNNNNNNNNNNNNNNNNNNNNNNNNNNNNNNNNNNNNNNNNNNNNNNNNNNNNNNNNNNNNNNNNNNNNNNNNNNNNNNNNNNNNNNNNNNNNNNNNNNNNNNNNNNNNNNNNNNNNNNNNNNNNNNNNNNNNNNNNNNNNNNNNNNNNNNNNNNNNNNNNNNNNNNNNNNNNNNNNNNNNNNNNNNNNNNNNNNNNNNNNNNNNNNNNNNNNNNNNNNNNNNNNNNNNNNNNNNNNNNNNNNNNNNNNNNNNNNNNNNNNNNNNNNNNNNNNNNNNNNNNNNNNNNNNNNNNNNNNNNNNNNNNNNNNNNNNNNNNNNNNNNNNNNNNNNNNNNNNNNNNNNNNNNNNNNNNNNNNNNNNNNNNNNNNNNNNNNNNNNNNNNNNNNNNNNNNNNNNNNNNNNNNNNNNNNNNNNNNNNNNNNNNNNNNNNNNNNNNNNNNNNNNNNNNNNNNNNNNNNNNNNNNNNNNNNNNNNNNNNNNNNNNNNNNNNNNNNNNNNNNNNNNNNNNNNNNNNNNNNNNNNNNNNNNNNNNNNNNNNNNNNNNNNNNNNNNNNNNNNNNNNNNNNNNNNNNNNNNNNNNNNNNNNNNNNNNNNNNNNNNNNNNNNNNNNNNNNNNNNNNNNNNNNNNNNNNNNNNNNNNNNNNNNNNNNNNNNNNNNNNNNNNNNNNNNNNNNNNNNNNNNNNNNNNNNNNNNNNNNNNNNNNNNNNNNNNNNNNNNNNNNNNNNNNNNNNNNNNNNNNNNNNNNNNNNNNNNNNNNNNNNNNNNNNNNNNNNNNNNNNNNNNNNNNNNNNNNNNNNNNNNNNNNNNNNNNNNNNNNNNNNNNNNNNNNNNNNNNNNNNNNNNNNNNNNNNNNNNNNNNNNNNNNNNNNNNNNNNNNNNNNNNNNNNNNNNNNNNNNNNNNNNNNNNNNNNNNNNNNNNNNNNNNNNNNNNNNNNNNNNNNNNNNNNNNNNNNNNNNNNNNNNNNNNNNNNNNNNNNNNNNNNNNNNNNNNNNNNNNNNNNNNNNNNNNNNNNNNNNNNNNNNNNNNNNNNNNNNNNNNNNNNNNNNNNNNNNNNNNNNNNNNNNNNNNNNNNNNNNNNNNNNNNNNNNNNNNNNNNNNNNNNNNNNNNNNNNNNNNNNNNNNNNNNNNNNNNNNNNNNNNNNNNNNNNNNNNNNNNNNNNNNNNNNNNNNNNNNNNNNNNNNNNNNNNNNNNNNNNNNNNNNNNNNNNNNNNNNNNNNNNNNNNNNNNNNNNNNNNNNNNNNNNNNNNNNNNNNNNNNNNNNNNNNNNNNNNNNNNNNNNNNNNNNNNNNNNNNNNNNNNNNNNNNNNNNNNNNNNNNNNNNNNNNNNNNNNNNNNNNNNNNNNNNNNNNNNNNNNNNNNNNNNNNNNNNNNNNNNNNNNNNNNNNNNNNNNNNNNNNNNNNNNNNNNNNNNNNNNNNNNNNNNNNNNNNNNNNNNNNNNNNNNNNNNNNNNNNNNNNNNNNNNNNNNNNNNNNNNNNNNNNNNNNNNNNNNNNNNNNNNNNNNNNNNNNNNNNNNNNNNNNNNNNNNNNNNNNNNNNNNNNNNNNNNNNNNNNNNNNNNNNNNNNNNNNNNNNNNNNNNNNNNNNNNNNNNNNNNNNNNNNNNNNNNNNNNNNNNNNNNNNNNNNNNNNNNNNNNNNNNNNNNNNNNNNNNNNNNNNNNNNNNNNNNNNNNNNNNNNNNNNNNNNNNNNNNNNNNNNNNNNNNNNNNNNNNNNNNNNNNNNNNNNNNNNNNNNNNNNNNNNNNNNNNNNNNNNNNNNNNNNNNNNNNNNNNNNNNNNNNNNNNNNNNNNNNNNNNNNNNNNNNNNNNNNNNNNNNNNNNNNNNNNNNNNNNNNNNNNNNNNNNNNNNNNNNNNNNNNNNNNNNNNNNNNNNNNNNNNNNNNNNNNNNNNNNNNNNNNNNNNNNNNNNNNNNNNNNNNNNNNNNNNNNNNNNNNNNNNNNNNNNNNNNNNNNNNNNNNNNNNNNNNNNNNNAGAGTTTGCAGCGATTGTCATAACGTGATCAAGTTGATTTCGAAGATTGTTGATAGAGAGTTTGTGGTTAGAGATGCGAAACGGTTTCACCATTTCAAAGATGGGTTTTGTTCTTGTGGAGATTATTGGTGATTTGATTAGATATTATAATTCCGTTGGATTTTCGAATTAGGTGAGTAACTCTCATTGAATTTACATCTCTTAGCTGTCAGAAACACCTGCAACGATTTTGCAATTCTTTTAGGTTTCCGTTAACCAATAAGCTCTTAAGAAGTGGTACTCAAGTACAAAAGAATGATATGGACTACAGTCCAGTTGATACGACAAAATAACAACGTAGGTGTCAACATCTtgctatattataaaaaaaaccaaggTGATGTGTTGTGCCAAGCTCGTGTAGTTCGTCTTGTCTGCGAAAGCACTCTGAGTGCTAAGTGTTCATAgcataataagaagaagaaaccaacactctgtttaccaaaaaaaaaaataaagaaaccaaCACTCATAAAACATACTAGAGAGgtaataagattttaataataactgTTTTTTAACTTCATGATATGTTACTTTCTGatttaatatgtaataattgacatatttaaatatagtgtTTTATCAATTTTCATATAACATGATTATTTAGATAATCTAAATGAAAATTaagctaaaaataaaaattaaacaatttcgTTTTTATATTCCCGAAAATATACATGGCTATTAACGATTATTGTTTTCCTGCAAATATGGCAATCCAAGTGtaatcaaattatgaaaaagaaatgataaggattataaataatttaacatgTTAATCATTccgattatataaaataatacctGATATTAGTTAGAAGCAAATTTATTGATCGATTCATCTGGTCCTTGAAACCTATGTAAAATAGTTATCATCTATTACATtaacaggaaaataaaataataataagatccatatgcaatatatttctttaaaaagatggaagataaatataagaatatattataaataggaGAATTTATAGGGgaatttataataatagatatgtgtaaatatataacatatatatcttttctatatattaatttactgatttaaacAATACTTACTTACATCCTAATCTATcgattacataaaataaaaataaaagactaaccaaaatatatgtatttccatctttatcatttcaaatttgtaaattttatataaatcgtAAATTAGATCCTTTGCCAGtatgatttttacaaataaaggTATACAACAATTATTTGAGTTgtcttatatgtatattttctattaaatatgtGTAACTGACCAAACTATATTAATTATGATCTTTAGATTTAATTGGATGTCTGGTGCTTGTTGAAAGCTCCGGATACCTTTCGGCTAACAACGTGCACACTGAACTTTTTTTCGAAATTGAAAACGAAGAGTAAGTTTTCCt from Camelina sativa cultivar DH55 chromosome 9, Cs, whole genome shotgun sequence encodes:
- the LOC104715013 gene encoding pentatricopeptide repeat-containing protein At3g26782, mitochondrial-like, whose translation is MRKLSLYPTRSSFPCTIKACSSLLDIFSGKQTHQQAFVFGYQSDIFVSSALIVMYSTCGQLKDARKVFDEIPSRNIVSWTSMIRGYDLNGNALDAVSLFKDLLVEENEGDDAMFLDSMGMVSVISACSRVATKGLTESIHSFVVKRGFDRGVSVGNTLLDAYAKGGEGGVAVARNIFDQIVDKDRVSYNSIMGVYAQSGMSNEAFEVFRRLVEDKVVTFNSITLSTVLLAVSHSGALRIGKCIHDQVIRMGLEDDVIIGTSLIDMYCKCGRVETARKVFDRMKYKNVRSWTAMIAGYGMHGHAAKALELFPAMIDSGVRPNYITFVSVLAACSHAGLHVEGWRWFNAMKGRFGLEPGLEHYGCMVDLLGRAGFLQKAYDLIQTMKMKPDSIIWSSLLAGCRVHKNVELAEISVARLFELDSSNCGYYMLLSHIYADAGRWKDVERVRMIMKNRGLVKPAGFSLLELNGEVHVFLIGDEEHPEHEKIYGFLAELNRKLLEAGYVSNTASVCHDVDEEEKEMTLRVHSEKLAIAFGIMNTVPVLGFQYLTNLKLLRMSVVSWRLGELGI
- the LOC104710488 gene encoding uncharacterized protein LOC104710488 isoform X2, which produces MGSSQSALVEEEEETDNEEEEEEDEEEDDHGRSSNTRELDNLLVKKVLEQEPEMLPCHASASPLSPQLSSLGTPRLGPSIKVWDPYNVLSPPLHPHPHPPPIFSRIASGDEDRSVTEVYLISHGECDLNLRPDLVGGRCHVAALTPNGKRQARALAVFFKSQGVRFTSVYSSPLDRARSMAVSVCQEMSFPEEHVQSSDAIIEMSLGDWEGCNQSEIFSPETLSLIERCQPDFTAPSGESLRQVEFRMVQFLNGTVSGVAEKLRSDFSSTMNHNETHERDGSSSLPSTNWDLLHKHRPSLTRKKSGKSRLQVMTNHEPDDGSPREEVNHNHNDLSDSSSLISNCIGVFTHSLPIKCLLTGILGCSPVMNHKICVEDSSVTVLQHSWRNGWQVKRMNDTAHLRLL
- the LOC104710488 gene encoding uncharacterized protein LOC104710488 isoform X1; the protein is MGSSQSALVEEEEETDNEEEEEEDEEEDDHGRSSNTRELDNLLVKKVLEQEPEMLPCHASASPLSPQLSSLGTPRLGPSIKVWDPYNVLSPPLHPHPHPPPIFSRIASGDEDRSVTEVYLISHGECDLNLRPDLVGGRCHVAALTPNGKRQARALAVFFKSQGVRFTSVYSSPLDRARSMAVSVCQEMSFPEEHVQSSDAIIEMSLGDWEGCNQSEIFSPETLSLIERCQPDFTAPSGESLRQVEFRMVQFLNGTVSGVAEKLRSDFSSTMNHNETHERDGSSSLPSTNWDLLHKHRPSLTRKKSGKSRLQVMTNHEPDDGSPREEVNHNHNDLSDSSSLISNCIGVFTHSLPIKCLLTGILGCSPVMNHKICVEDSSVTVLQHSWRNGWQIKRMNDTAHLRLL